One window of Microbacterium sediminis genomic DNA carries:
- a CDS encoding LOG family protein, whose protein sequence is MRPTRGRIITVESLAELDRRLDAGARRLHGWRLVGLDLRGHSDRLRRCDTSRTTFAGCAFAGDDAEHHALRGALILPSVRETPIDPHRDALYTAEELYDTTPYARTLDARAYAWQHERTSPDAALARALHDEGIDAALDRWARGRRLVGVMGGHALRRGEPDYADAARLGRLLGGTATVATGGGPGAMEAVNLGARLADRPEADLAEAIAMLAPAPSYHPSADAWVDTARAVRERFPGAVESLGVPTWHYGHEPPNLFATAIAKYFRNALREAILLELCGAGIVFLPGAGGTVQEIFQDACENYYATEDRIAPMVLVGRRHWTETLPAWPLLRALAQGRPMEAHIHLVDTVDEAAAIVALPGDTR, encoded by the coding sequence ATGAGGCCGACACGGGGACGGATCATCACGGTCGAGTCGCTCGCGGAGCTCGACCGGCGCCTCGACGCCGGCGCGCGCCGCCTGCACGGCTGGCGGCTCGTCGGCCTGGACCTGCGCGGGCACTCCGATCGGCTGCGGCGCTGCGACACCTCGCGCACGACCTTCGCCGGGTGCGCGTTCGCCGGCGACGACGCCGAGCACCACGCCCTGCGCGGAGCGCTCATCCTGCCGTCGGTGCGCGAGACGCCGATCGACCCGCACCGCGACGCGCTCTACACCGCGGAGGAGCTGTACGACACCACGCCGTACGCCCGCACGCTCGATGCCCGCGCCTACGCCTGGCAGCACGAGCGCACCTCCCCCGACGCCGCGCTGGCGCGGGCGCTGCACGACGAGGGCATCGACGCCGCGCTGGACCGCTGGGCGCGCGGCCGGCGGCTCGTGGGCGTGATGGGCGGGCACGCGCTGCGCCGCGGCGAGCCGGACTACGCCGACGCGGCGCGGCTCGGGCGCCTGCTGGGCGGCACCGCGACGGTCGCCACCGGCGGCGGGCCCGGCGCCATGGAGGCCGTCAACCTCGGTGCGCGCCTGGCGGATCGCCCCGAGGCGGACCTGGCCGAGGCGATCGCGATGCTCGCCCCGGCCCCGTCGTATCACCCCTCGGCCGACGCCTGGGTCGACACGGCGCGCGCCGTGCGCGAGCGCTTCCCCGGCGCCGTCGAGTCGCTCGGCGTGCCCACGTGGCACTACGGCCACGAGCCGCCCAACCTGTTCGCCACGGCGATCGCGAAGTACTTCCGCAACGCACTGCGCGAGGCGATCCTGCTCGAGCTGTGCGGCGCGGGCATCGTGTTCCTCCCCGGCGCGGGCGGGACGGTGCAGGAGATCTTCCAGGACGCCTGCGAGAACTACTACGCCACCGAGGACCGGATCGCCCCGATGGTCCTGGTCGGGCGGCGGCACTGGACCGAGACGCTGCCGGCCTGGCCGCTGCTGCGCGCGCTCGCCCAGGGGCGGCCGATGGAGGCACACATCCACCTCGTCGACACGGTGGACGAGGCGGCCGCGATCGTCGCTCTCCCCGGGGATACCCGGTGA
- a CDS encoding sulfurtransferase codes for MTSSILITVDELAAALAGPVPPAVLDVRWVLGRTDGRERYAEAHIPGAVYVDLDAELSGPPSAAEGRHPLPTEAALQEAARRWGVRADRPVVVYDGGGNYAAARAWWLLRHGGLADVRILDGALPAWIAAGHATAAGEETPEPGDVEIRFGALPVLGIDDVAGFEGALIDARAPERYRGETEPIDPVAGHIPGALNLPSTGNVDERGFFHAPETLRARFEPAAAHDARIAAYCGSGVFASHAVAALAIAGHEAALYPGSWSQWSNDPSRPVATGDADDERITPGV; via the coding sequence GTGACCTCTTCGATCCTCATCACCGTCGACGAGCTGGCCGCCGCGCTGGCGGGGCCCGTCCCGCCGGCCGTGCTCGATGTCCGGTGGGTGCTGGGCCGCACCGACGGCCGGGAGCGCTACGCCGAGGCGCACATTCCGGGCGCCGTCTACGTCGACCTCGATGCCGAGCTGTCGGGCCCGCCGTCGGCGGCGGAGGGCCGCCACCCGCTGCCGACCGAGGCGGCGCTGCAGGAGGCCGCCCGCCGATGGGGCGTCCGCGCGGATCGGCCGGTCGTCGTCTACGACGGAGGCGGCAACTACGCCGCCGCCCGCGCGTGGTGGCTGCTGCGCCACGGCGGGCTCGCCGACGTGCGGATCCTCGACGGCGCGCTGCCGGCATGGATCGCGGCCGGGCACGCCACCGCGGCGGGGGAGGAGACGCCCGAACCGGGCGACGTCGAGATCCGCTTCGGCGCGCTGCCGGTGCTCGGCATCGACGACGTGGCCGGCTTCGAGGGGGCGCTGATCGACGCGCGGGCCCCCGAGCGGTACCGCGGCGAGACCGAGCCGATCGATCCGGTCGCCGGCCACATCCCGGGCGCGCTGAACCTGCCCTCGACCGGCAACGTCGATGAGCGCGGCTTCTTCCACGCGCCCGAGACGCTGCGGGCGCGCTTCGAGCCCGCCGCGGCGCACGATGCGCGGATCGCCGCCTACTGCGGCAGCGGCGTGTTCGCCTCGCACGCGGTCGCGGCTCTCGCGATCGCCGGGCACGAGGCCGCACTGTACCCGGGATCGTGGAGCCAGTGGTCGAACGACCCCTCGCGGCCCGTCGCCACGGGCGACGCCGACGACGAGCGGATCACGCCCGGGGTCTGA
- a CDS encoding sugar porter family MFS transporter: MTDAGLSRISGRVIGIAIAAALGGFLFGYDTSVINGAVDALAADFDLGAGLKGFSVSIALLGAALGAWFAGSIANRWGRVPVMLLAAVLFFVSSILSGLAFSVWDLMIWRAVGGIGVGAASVIAPAYIAEVSPARIRGRLGSLQQLAIVLGIFAALLTNALLAATSGGAAETFWLGIETWRWMFIAEAVPAVVYGVMSLRLPESPRYLVRKGDYDKASQVLLDFSGEPDVNLKIQQIKDSLNLEKRESMADLLGPALGLKPIVWVGVLLSVFQQFVGINVIFYYSTTLWRSVGFDENSALLTSVITSVTNIVVTIVAILLVDRVGRKALLLAGSVLMTISLGVMALAFSFATTAADGSVALEGAWSIIALIAANLFVVGFGTTWGPVVWVLLGEMFPNRIRASALAVAAAAQWVANFAISTTFPWLSGISLTLAYGLYAAFSALSFFFVWRRVRETKGMELESMDDR, from the coding sequence ATGACGGACGCAGGCCTGAGCCGGATCTCGGGGCGGGTGATCGGGATCGCGATCGCCGCCGCGCTCGGCGGCTTCCTCTTCGGGTACGACACCTCGGTGATCAACGGCGCGGTCGACGCGCTCGCTGCCGACTTCGACCTCGGCGCGGGCCTGAAGGGCTTCTCGGTCTCGATCGCGCTGCTCGGCGCCGCGCTGGGTGCCTGGTTCGCCGGCTCCATCGCCAACCGCTGGGGCCGCGTGCCCGTCATGCTGCTGGCCGCGGTGCTGTTCTTCGTGTCGTCGATCCTCTCGGGCCTCGCGTTCAGCGTGTGGGACCTCATGATCTGGCGCGCCGTCGGCGGCATCGGCGTCGGCGCCGCCTCGGTGATCGCCCCCGCGTACATCGCGGAGGTCTCGCCCGCGCGCATCCGCGGTCGCCTCGGCTCGCTGCAGCAGCTCGCGATCGTGCTCGGCATCTTCGCCGCGCTGCTGACCAACGCGCTGCTGGCCGCCACCTCGGGCGGGGCGGCCGAGACGTTCTGGCTCGGCATCGAGACGTGGCGGTGGATGTTCATCGCCGAGGCCGTCCCCGCGGTGGTCTACGGCGTGATGTCGCTGCGGCTGCCCGAATCGCCCCGCTACCTCGTGCGCAAGGGCGACTACGACAAGGCGTCGCAGGTGCTGCTCGACTTCAGCGGCGAGCCCGACGTGAACCTCAAGATCCAGCAGATCAAGGACTCGCTCAATCTCGAGAAGCGCGAGTCGATGGCCGACCTCCTCGGCCCGGCGCTGGGCCTCAAGCCCATCGTGTGGGTGGGCGTGCTGCTGAGCGTGTTCCAGCAGTTCGTCGGGATCAACGTCATCTTCTACTACTCCACGACGCTGTGGCGCTCGGTCGGCTTCGACGAGAACAGCGCGCTGCTGACGAGCGTGATCACGTCGGTGACGAACATCGTCGTGACGATCGTCGCGATCCTGCTCGTGGACCGGGTCGGCCGCAAGGCGCTGCTGCTGGCGGGCTCGGTGCTCATGACGATCTCGCTGGGCGTGATGGCGCTGGCGTTCTCGTTCGCCACCACGGCCGCCGACGGATCGGTGGCGCTCGAGGGTGCGTGGTCGATCATCGCCCTCATCGCGGCGAACCTCTTCGTGGTCGGCTTCGGCACCACGTGGGGCCCGGTCGTGTGGGTGCTGCTGGGCGAGATGTTCCCCAACCGCATCCGCGCCAGCGCCCTGGCCGTGGCGGCCGCGGCGCAGTGGGTGGCGAACTTCGCGATCTCGACGACCTTCCCGTGGCTCAGCGGCATCTCGCTCACCCTCGCCTACGGGCTCTATGCGGCGTTCTCGGCGCTGTCGTTCTTCTTCGTCTGGCGCCGGGTGCGCGAGACCAAGGGCATGGAGCTCGAGTCGATGGACGACCGCTGA
- the ftsX gene encoding permease-like cell division protein FtsX: MRLGLIMGEVLTGLRRNASMVVSVVLVTFVSLTFVGAAILMQSQIGTMREYFQDRAQIEIYMCSSLPVSDTCTGGVATEEQVAAVEAELTSDTLSPVIQRFTYSSPAEEYASFVENFPDQADLLTEEQTNGMFRVTLVNPEDPRQADVIAEAFSGVAGVELVSNQIEHLEPLFAALTIATYIAVGIAALMLISAVLLIGTTIRLSAYARRREVGIMRLVGASNRFIQTPFVLEGVVAAFLGALLASGAVIAMVHFGVNGYLATNMATVPWVGMGDAFIVVPVIIAIGVILAAVSAGFAIRRWLHA; encoded by the coding sequence ATGAGGCTCGGGCTCATCATGGGCGAGGTCCTCACCGGCCTGCGCCGCAACGCGTCGATGGTGGTGTCGGTCGTGCTCGTCACGTTCGTGTCGCTCACGTTCGTCGGCGCCGCGATCCTCATGCAGTCGCAGATCGGCACGATGCGCGAGTACTTCCAGGACCGCGCGCAGATCGAGATCTACATGTGCTCGTCGCTGCCGGTCTCCGACACGTGCACGGGCGGTGTGGCGACCGAGGAGCAGGTCGCGGCGGTCGAGGCGGAGCTGACCTCCGACACGCTCTCGCCGGTCATCCAGCGCTTCACCTACAGCTCGCCCGCCGAGGAGTACGCCTCGTTCGTCGAGAACTTCCCCGATCAGGCGGACCTGCTCACCGAGGAGCAGACCAACGGCATGTTCCGCGTGACGCTCGTGAACCCCGAGGATCCCCGCCAGGCCGACGTGATCGCCGAGGCGTTCTCGGGCGTGGCCGGCGTCGAGCTCGTCAGCAACCAGATCGAGCACCTCGAGCCGCTGTTCGCCGCGCTGACGATCGCCACCTACATCGCGGTCGGCATCGCCGCGCTCATGCTCATCTCGGCCGTGCTGCTCATCGGCACCACCATCCGCCTGTCCGCCTACGCGCGGCGCCGCGAGGTCGGCATCATGCGGCTCGTGGGCGCGTCGAACCGCTTCATCCAGACGCCGTTCGTGCTCGAGGGCGTCGTGGCGGCCTTCCTCGGCGCACTACTCGCCAGCGGCGCGGTGATCGCGATGGTGCACTTCGGCGTGAACGGCTACCTCGCCACGAACATGGCCACGGTGCCGTGGGTGGGCATGGGCGACGCGTTCATCGTGGTGCCCGTCATCATCGCGATCGGGGTGATCCTCGCCGCCGTCTCGGCCGGCTTCGCCATCCGCCGCTGGCTGCACGCCTGA
- the smpB gene encoding SsrA-binding protein SmpB: MAKEKGEKVVALNRRARHEYTIEKTYEAGLVLQGTEVKSLREGHANLTDGYAYIDRGEAFLDQVSIPQYSNGTWTNHAAKRIRKLLLHKDEIAKLARKAAEGGYTLVPMKLYFVDGRAKVEIAVAKGKTQYDKRQTLRERQDRREAERAMRTRNRMGE, encoded by the coding sequence ATGGCGAAGGAGAAGGGCGAGAAGGTCGTCGCACTCAATCGGCGTGCCCGCCACGAGTACACGATCGAGAAGACCTACGAGGCCGGACTGGTGCTCCAGGGGACCGAGGTCAAGTCGCTGCGCGAGGGCCACGCGAACCTCACCGACGGCTACGCCTACATCGATCGCGGCGAGGCGTTCCTCGACCAGGTGAGCATCCCGCAGTACTCCAACGGCACGTGGACGAACCACGCGGCCAAGCGGATCCGCAAGCTGCTGCTGCACAAGGACGAGATCGCCAAGCTCGCGCGCAAGGCCGCCGAGGGCGGCTACACGCTCGTGCCGATGAAGCTGTACTTCGTCGACGGCCGCGCCAAGGTCGAGATCGCGGTCGCGAAGGGCAAGACGCAGTACGACAAGCGGCAGACCCTGCGCGAGCGCCAGGACCGCCGCGAGGCCGAGCGGGCGATGCGCACGCGCAACCGCATGGGCGAGTGA
- a CDS encoding prepilin peptidase, whose product MQALVAAAYLAFGVASLVLIRSDLAEHRLPNAVVLPATAVVGALLTLASIAAGDTAAVGRAAAGALALGAFYAALWAIGRGRGMGGGDVKLALLVGLFLGWHGWPELALGGAAAFVVGGASALALIAARRATARTHIAFGPFMLIGACLGPILV is encoded by the coding sequence ATGCAGGCGCTGGTCGCGGCGGCATACCTTGCGTTCGGCGTCGCCTCGCTGGTGCTGATCCGCAGCGACCTCGCCGAGCATCGCCTGCCGAACGCCGTGGTACTGCCCGCGACGGCCGTCGTCGGCGCCCTGCTCACCCTCGCCTCCATCGCGGCCGGTGACACCGCGGCGGTCGGGCGTGCGGCGGCGGGCGCCCTCGCGCTGGGCGCGTTCTACGCCGCCCTGTGGGCGATCGGGCGCGGGCGCGGCATGGGCGGGGGAGACGTCAAGCTGGCCCTGCTGGTGGGCCTGTTCCTGGGCTGGCACGGCTGGCCCGAGCTCGCCCTCGGCGGGGCGGCCGCGTTCGTCGTGGGCGGCGCGAGCGCCCTGGCGCTCATCGCCGCGCGGCGAGCGACGGCGCGGACGCACATCGCGTTCGGGCCCTTCATGCTGATCGGCGCATGCCTCGGTCCGATCCTCGTCTGA
- a CDS encoding YihY/virulence factor BrkB family protein, protein MRAVGEWVRRVLAWALRLRVVRSFLLFSESNGGVLAGSITFRALFSLFAAVLLGFSAAAIWLQGRPELWDALVSAMNNVIPGLVGGAGSVIDVRQLQNAPGSITIAGVIAVLGLIWAAIGAIQTTRTAIRMMAGTAHDTASFFVLIVRDLIFAAAMGAMFVVSAAVTFLGSAFASAVLGWLGLGSGLLATLTTRLVTIAVTFVLDAVLIALLFALLSGRKVSARALWSGALIGAVGLVVLQQLSGLFVGGATSNPLLATFSSLVALLLWLNLSAQVILIGCAHVITTADEEQDRVGEKYGAATFAQRKVRRAERDVEIATATLREAREQEAAEREKLAAEGSAAP, encoded by the coding sequence ATGCGAGCGGTCGGGGAGTGGGTGCGGCGCGTGCTGGCGTGGGCGCTGAGGCTGCGGGTCGTGCGATCCTTCCTGCTCTTCTCCGAGAGCAACGGCGGCGTCCTGGCCGGCAGCATCACCTTCCGCGCCCTGTTCTCGCTGTTCGCCGCCGTGCTGCTGGGCTTCTCCGCCGCCGCGATCTGGCTGCAGGGGCGCCCCGAGCTGTGGGACGCGCTCGTGTCGGCCATGAACAACGTCATCCCGGGCCTGGTCGGCGGCGCGGGCAGCGTCATCGACGTCCGGCAGCTGCAGAACGCACCGGGATCGATCACCATCGCGGGAGTCATCGCGGTGCTCGGGCTCATCTGGGCCGCCATCGGGGCGATCCAGACCACGCGCACGGCGATCCGGATGATGGCGGGGACCGCGCACGACACGGCCTCGTTCTTCGTGCTCATCGTGCGCGACCTCATCTTCGCCGCGGCGATGGGCGCGATGTTCGTGGTCTCGGCCGCCGTCACCTTCCTCGGCTCCGCGTTCGCCTCGGCCGTGCTCGGCTGGCTCGGCCTCGGCTCCGGGCTGCTCGCCACGCTGACCACGCGACTCGTGACGATCGCGGTCACGTTCGTGCTCGACGCCGTCCTCATCGCGCTGCTGTTCGCGCTGCTGTCGGGCCGGAAGGTCTCGGCCCGGGCGCTGTGGAGCGGCGCCCTCATCGGCGCCGTCGGCCTCGTCGTGCTGCAGCAGCTGTCGGGCCTGTTCGTGGGCGGGGCGACATCCAACCCGCTGCTGGCGACCTTCTCGTCGCTCGTGGCCCTGCTGCTGTGGCTGAACCTGTCGGCGCAGGTGATCCTCATCGGCTGCGCGCACGTGATCACGACCGCCGACGAGGAGCAGGACCGCGTCGGCGAGAAGTACGGTGCCGCGACGTTCGCGCAGCGCAAGGTGCGCCGCGCCGAGCGCGACGTCGAGATCGCCACCGCCAC